From the genome of Natronolimnobius baerhuensis:
TCGGGAACCGCCGCGGGAAGGAGTTGGTCGCGCTGGAACTCGGTCCAGTAATCTTCGCTGTTGACGAGCACGCCGTCCATATCAAAGAGCACTGCCTGCATTGGTACCTCGGCGTACCCGGTGGGCGCGTATAGCCGTTTGGCCGGTCAGAAAGGATCAGGCAAAGACCGAACCGCGCCGGTCGTGAGCCATCTCGTCGCTGACTGCATCCGCAATATCTGCGCCGAACTCGCGTTCGACGAGCCACAGTGCCAGATCAATCCCCGACGTGACGCCACCCGCAGTCAGGATGTCGCCGTCGTCGACGACGCGCTCGTCGACCACCGTCGCGGTCTCTGCGAGGTCCTCGAGTGCGACATCGTGGGTTGTGGCAGGCCGGCCCTCGAGCAGGCCAGCCTCGGCGAAGATCATCGCCCCCGTACAGACCGACGCAACGGTCGCGCCCTTGGTATAGGTTTCATCGACTGCTTCAGGGAGCACGCCGTCGTCGACCGCCGCGCGAACGCCACCATCCGCGGTCGTCCACCCACCACCGGGAACGACGAGGAGGTCAGGCTCGCCCAGTGTCCCATCCGGTTCGACCCGGAGACCGTGACTCGCCGTCACGAGATCGGTCTCCTCGAGCGTGACCAGATCCGTCTCGAGCGATGCGCCAGCCTGCGCCGCGTTCTCGAAGACCTCGTAGGGGCCGATTGCATCGAGTTCGTCGAACCCCTCAAAAAGAACGATCTCGGCGGTTGTATCGGTCATAGACTATGATTTCGGTCGGCAGTGAAACGTGTTTTGCTGGACGATATCGAGACCAACACTCCGGCGACGCTTTCGTTATTTGTTCGCTGAGGAGGTACCTACGAGAGAATGAGACACACATACACACTGGTCAGCACCTCGGCTGGAATGTCCGAAGCTGTGTGTCGAACGCTCCGTGAGACTGACGGGGTTGTCGACGCATTCGTCATCGCGGGCGACTTCGATATCATGGTCGAACTCGAGGGAGACGACTCCCACGCTGTCCTTTCGACGGTTACAAAACGCATTCGACCGCTCGAGGGCGTCGGAACAACGCGGACATATGTTTGTCTCGAGTGAGTCGATAGAAG
Proteins encoded in this window:
- a CDS encoding DJ-1/PfpI family protein, with the translated sequence MTDTTAEIVLFEGFDELDAIGPYEVFENAAQAGASLETDLVTLEETDLVTASHGLRVEPDGTLGEPDLLVVPGGGWTTADGGVRAAVDDGVLPEAVDETYTKGATVASVCTGAMIFAEAGLLEGRPATTHDVALEDLAETATVVDERVVDDGDILTAGGVTSGIDLALWLVEREFGADIADAVSDEMAHDRRGSVFA
- a CDS encoding Lrp/AsnC ligand binding domain-containing protein, which encodes MRHTYTLVSTSAGMSEAVCRTLRETDGVVDAFVIAGDFDIMVELEGDDSHAVLSTVTKRIRPLEGVGTTRTYVCLE